The Chitinophaga lutea genome contains the following window.
AAATTCAGCGAGCTGTTCCAGGTGAAACCGTCTTTCCGTATGGGCGTTCCGGTTAACATCACTTCCATTCCGCTGTTCTGGATGTTGCCGGCGTTGATGTATTGCTGGTTATAGCCGCTAGGCTGCGGCAGCCCGATAAATATCAGCTGGTTGTAGGTGTTGCTCCGGTAAACAGTAGCATCCAGGCCCAGCCTCCCGTCCAAGAAACGCCATTCCATCCCGGCTTCCCACGATTCGGTTTTTTCAGGTTTCAGATCGCTGATGTATTTGATCTGGTCTCTTGCCACGAAGCCGTTGCCCGCCCCAAGCGAATAGCTGTATGTTTGAATCAGCAGGTAAGGGTCGGCGTCGTTACCGACCTGTGTGTAAGCCCCGCGCACTTTGCCGAATGATACCCAGTCGGGCAGCTTCGTCAGGTCGGTGAGAATAGCGCTCAACCCGATGGAAGGATAAAAGTAGCTGTGCGGTGATGGAAGTGTGGACGACCAGTCGTTCCGCGCACTCACGTCGAGGAACAGCTGCTGCCTGAAATCTAGCTGGGCGCTGCCGTAAACCGACTGTATTTCCTTTTCCACCGTCAGGTTCGAGAAAGCGGGCGTGGAAGCGAAGTTCAGGTTGAACTGGTTGGGAATGCTGAGGCCGTTGGCGAACGACTGGGTATTATACCCGCGGTTGCGCAATACGGCCGCGCCCAGGTTGTAATTCACCCCGAAATCGCCGCCCAGTTTGTTGTTTCCGGACAGCAGCACATCCATGTTCCTTTCCCATCGGTTAACATAGGCTTCCTGGTAACGGCCGCCGGTAAGAGTGGGCATGGGGATGGTGCCGAAGAAATAACTGCCGGTGATTTTGTCGTCGTATTTATCAAGACTGTAACGCCCCTGCAGGCTCAGCCAGCCGGTGAGCTGGTATTTGGCGAGCCCCATCAGGGTGATGCGGTTCCTTTCCTCGTTGAGCGCGGTACGGTGCACGTCCCAGTAAGGGTTCTGGAAGGCGGAGCTGGTGGTCCAGTACACAGGAACGGGCTGTCCCCTGGCATCGGACTTTTCAAAAATGCGCAACGAATCGGGATGCATATCGCGCGGCATGATCAGTGCTTCGTTGGTCACTCCGTTATCGCCCAGCCGCGGTTTGTTTTTGATGGTCTGATTCATGTAAGTTACCTTAACGTCTGTGGTCAGGCGTGGCAGCAGTTCCGCAGTGAGGCGAAGGTTGAGGGTGTTGCGTTCCAGCCTGTTCCTGGGTACGATGCCACTGTTGGCGTTGTGCGTATAGGAAGCATAACCCCGCAGTTTATCTGTGCCGCCGGATACATTTACGGAGTTGTTCACCGTAACGCCGGTATTGTAAAAATCGCGCACATTGTTTTTATAGGTGGTGGCCTTGGCTCCCCAGCTTTCTCCCGCCTGCGCGCCGTATACTCCACCGTTACCACGTCCATACGTATCTTGCAGGTTCATGAGCAGGTAAGGCTGGTCGAGCGAAACGCCGCCGTTATAGCTCAGGGTTACTTTCCCGGTTTTCCCTTTCTTCGTGGTGACGACGAGTGCTCCATTTGCGGCGCGGCTTCCGTAGAGTGCGGCTGCAGCAGGTCCTTTCAATACGGTGATGGATTCCACATCATCCGGGTTGATGCTGGCCGCTCCATCGCTGCCGGAATAACCGCTGGCGATGCTTTTCTGTTGTGTGGCGACGGTATTGGCCGAGCCGCTGCCGCCGGGCTCGGTGGTCATCGTGTTATCGACGGGGACACCGTCTACAACAATCAGTGCGTTGTTATTGCCGCTGATGGAACGGTTGCCGCGCAACACCACGCGCACGGCGCCACCCGGACCGGTAGCTGCGGGTGTAATTACCGCGCCGGCCACCTTGCCGCTCAGGCTGTTCATAATATTGGCGCCCGGCTGGCGTACCGTGGTAAGGTCGGCATTGTTCAGCTGTTGCGTGGCGTAACCCAGGGAACGTGTTTTGCGCTCGATGCCGAGTGCCGTCACGACCACTTCTCCCAGTTGCGAGGCGGAACGCTGCAGCGTTACCTGCAGGTTGCGCTGCCCATCTGCCGGAATTTCTTTTTTCTCGTAACCTATAAAAGTAAATACCAGCACCGCATTTGGCGCGGCCTGTATGCTGAAGCTGCCGTCGACGCCGGTGGCGGTGCCGTGCGACGTGCCTTTCACACTCACGCTTACACCGGGTATGTGAGCCTGTGTGATCGCATCTTTTACCGTGCCTTTCACAGGCAGGTTTTGTGCGGAAAGGCTGGCCGGCAGTATGAAAATGAGTAGTAACAGGCAATAGCATAGCCCTGCATAGATCATGCGTCTATTCATAACATAAAATATTATTGAGTAAATGATTCTGGCTGTAATCGA
Protein-coding sequences here:
- a CDS encoding SusC/RagA family TonB-linked outer membrane protein; this encodes MNRRMIYAGLCYCLLLLIFILPASLSAQNLPVKGTVKDAITQAHIPGVSVSVKGTSHGTATGVDGSFSIQAAPNAVLVFTFIGYEKKEIPADGQRNLQVTLQRSASQLGEVVVTALGIERKTRSLGYATQQLNNADLTTVRQPGANIMNSLSGKVAGAVITPAATGPGGAVRVVLRGNRSISGNNNALIVVDGVPVDNTMTTEPGGSGSANTVATQQKSIASGYSGSDGAASINPDDVESITVLKGPAAAALYGSRAANGALVVTTKKGKTGKVTLSYNGGVSLDQPYLLMNLQDTYGRGNGGVYGAQAGESWGAKATTYKNNVRDFYNTGVTVNNSVNVSGGTDKLRGYASYTHNANSGIVPRNRLERNTLNLRLTAELLPRLTTDVKVTYMNQTIKNKPRLGDNGVTNEALIMPRDMHPDSLRIFEKSDARGQPVPVYWTTSSAFQNPYWDVHRTALNEERNRITLMGLAKYQLTGWLSLQGRYSLDKYDDKITGSYFFGTIPMPTLTGGRYQEAYVNRWERNMDVLLSGNNKLGGDFGVNYNLGAAVLRNRGYNTQSFANGLSIPNQFNLNFASTPAFSNLTVEKEIQSVYGSAQLDFRQQLFLDVSARNDWSSTLPSPHSYFYPSIGLSAILTDLTKLPDWVSFGKVRGAYTQVGNDADPYLLIQTYSYSLGAGNGFVARDQIKYISDLKPEKTESWEAGMEWRFLDGRLGLDATVYRSNTYNQLIFIGLPQPSGYNQQYINAGNIQNSGMEVMLTGTPIRKDGFTWNSSLNFALNRNKAISLSPGITQAALTTATGFGSMLVKPGGMYGDIYDYTWATDPKTGQYQISTAGLPVVTPLQKIGNYNPDYTLGWSNQLQYKKFNLSMLIDGRVGGIVISGTDAMMAYFGIADYTTRYREGGLVLPGIKTDGSANTTPIRAEQLWTQVSQGGRNGYGQFFAYSATNFRLRELSLGYNFDWPNKLVKSARLALTGRNLFFFYRGKSLLDIPGIGKRTIPVDPEVAIGSSNYQGIESGILPITRSFGLNLSLSF